The Poriferisphaera corsica DNA segment TTGTGGGCCTATGCGACGGCTCACCGAGCTAGTCAAATCGGTCAATCAATATCGCATTCAAAATCAATACTTGGCGACTTGGTGGCCGATGCATGTAATACACTTGGACGAGCTCGGTCAGAGTACCCAATGCGGGCGGATGTGCATTTTCATTACGCCTCAGCTAACCGTTGGTTAGGTGAAAAAGTGAAGGCAATGCGAGCAATTGAGGATGCAGTGGCAATCAATGAGCGATACAAAGCGTCGCTTGCGTTGAAGGAAGCGTTACAGCTCGCAGCTTAGTGCGTCTTCTATCCAGATCCTTTCGTTGCTATGCGTAAAATCGAGCTGGTTTAGCTCTTTATGGGAGGATATTTGGCGGGGTCCCATTTAAAATCGATGTCTTTGTCTTTGTGGAATGCCTTGGCGGCCTGACGAATATCATCCCAACAAATGTGAGCGTTTTCGTTGAGACCTTCTGAAGACGTGGGATTTGAATGTTGCCAATGCTTAGTGCCTACAGGCTTATTTTGCAAACACATAGCGCAGTCGAATTCTTCTTCGGCTGGTGCTGCGGCATCTAGTGCTGTTTGAAGACAGGACAGACAGATGATTGAGCCGTGGTGGCCTTCGATCATGGGAATCACTTCGTCCCAATCCGTGCCGCAGAAATCACAAGAGATGACGATGTAGCCGTTTTCTTCGCGTTGCATGGAGGAAGGGTAACAGGGAGATCGCTGGTTGTCCATGCGTTGATTAGGCGAGTTAAGAGTCTTTATATACACCGTGTTTATGGGTGAAATGCTGTGAGTTAGACAATGCGATTTAGGTGGGGAGAAAAGATGGGAAGGAAACTAGCCGCGGAGAAGGATGGTCACTTCCATGACGACGGTGTTGTATTTTTTCAGGCCGGGGCCTGATGCTTTCCATGAGTAGAGGCTGGAGAGGACGGGGCCGTCAACATTGGCAAAACCAGCTTTGGAGGTGACTTTGACGCGAACGACTTCACCTTTGGGATTGAATTCGATGATTGCCACGGGGTTACGTGCCGAGCGGAGTGTGGTGAGGATGGCTGCGACACTGAAACGAGGGAGTTTGGTTATCACCTTGACGTCGCCGTAAGCAAAGACGGCTCCGGGCTGAATTCTGAGATTTCGAGCGACAAGTGCGGTGGGAGGCGATTCCATCTCACCCTTTGGTGAGCTGGTAGGACGGGCTTTTGAGTTTGGCGCACCGACTTGCGTTTGGACAGCATTTGTGGTGTCGGGCGAATCTTTCTCGGCATCGCCTTCGGCGGCTTGATCGGATGGTGTGACCATAGCGATCTGCACTTCTGGTGTATCGCTGATGGGTATGTTGTAGGGCTGCTTGGCTGCGGTTGCCTCTTCCTGATCCTGCTGATCCTGCTCAACCATCTCGATCGGTTGGATCGTCTCAGATTGGCTATTTGGCGCGGGTTCGGTGGCGTCGATGATCATGGGGGCGCCGGGAACGGGTGTCACCTTGGTTTGGACAGCGGGTTGTTCGGTGATCGTTTTAGGAGCGATGAGTTCTTTAAAATCTTCGTAGGGGATCCAAGCGACGGAGGTAATGTCCAGACCTTCTTCGCCAACATACACTTCGTTGTCGGGCTTCTCTTTTTCCTGATCTTCAAGCGGTACGACTTCAGCGAGTTCATCAAGCGGTTTGAGAGATGCAGCACGTAGGCCTTGAATAATCACGGGCCAGAGCAGCGCATGAATAAGCAGCGCCCAGATGAGGCCTAAAGCGAGGGGAAAATTGGGATCGCGTTCCTGCATGGTGTGGTGATGGTCGGTTTATTCGGGCGGGCCAGCGAAGCGGAAATCTTTGACGCCTGCGTTTTGTAGTTTCTGAACAAGATTAAGAATGAGCGGGCCACGGTCGACTGCGGTGATATTGCTCGCGTCGATCTGAGTATCACCCTCGACTTCCATTGCGACAACGACAAGGGGTTGTTCCTCGAGTTGGCCGACTTCGCTGAGTTTTAATTTGAATAGCTCGTTGGTGATTGGTTGCTGGTTGATGTAGTACTGCCCTGCCCTGTCGATCGTAATGGCGACAACCTTTACATCGTTGAGTTTCTGTCCGGTATTGACGCCGGCCAGCTTAACAGGGAGGAACTCAACACGAACAACGAGTGTGTAGATGAAGAACGTAAGCAATAGAAAAATCACATCGATCATGGGGGTCATTTCGATGCGTGTCGAGAGGTCAGTTCTTCGAATTTGCCTGATTCGCATGTGACTCATCGTAACGTATTATCCCTATAGTTGCATGGTTAAATTGGAGGCCAAATAACCAAACCAGCCATGCGGATTGCTGAACCGCCATCATCGGGTTTTAGACAGGCTGACAGTAGTATTGAACTCGACAGATCAGTAGACAGACATAAATAATTCACATTTTCAACACACAGAGCTACAATCTGTGATGGGTGTATGCACGTTTATTTTAGACGTCGACCGAGTTGAAACGATATTTCAAACCGGGAGCACGAAGGGATACTTAAGAATGACTGAAGAAAATCAATCAAATGAGCCTCAAGAAGAAAACTCACCAGCAGGGTCTGAAGAGAACAAATCTGAGCTGACCGCTGATGAAAAAACCATGGGTATGCTTTGCCACCTACTCGGTGTTTTTACGTGGTTCTTAGGGCCACTGATCATCTGGCTGATCAAGAAAGACGAATCGGCGTATATCAACGATCAAGGCAAAGAAGCTTTGAACTTTGGGATTACGATGATGATTGGGTGGGTCGTGAGCGTGATTGCCGCCATTGTTAGTTTTGGCATTCTCTTTTTCTTGCCGCCAATTGTGGCAATCGGAGGCTTGGTGTTCTTTATCATCGGCACCGTGAAAGCTAACGATGGGATCAAATACCGATACCCGATCTGCATTCGCCTGGTTCACTGATATACATCAGAACTGAATAAAGAAAAAAGCGCACGTTAAACGTGTGTTTTTTTATATATTGCATCAAACTCATTTACAGGTCATCGAATTCGGACACGTAGTGAACCGTACCGCCCAGATCGGGAAGTGTCGCGGGATCTAATGTCAGGATTTGAAAAGCATCACCGCCACCGAAGGTGTCGGACAAACGATACTTGGAAGCAGGCATGAAGCCGAACCGATTGTAGTAATTGGGATCACCGAGCACGACGATGAAGCCCGCTTTTTTTTCTGTACAAATACGAATGCCTTCATAGATCAGAGCGCTGCCAATACCTTGCTTTTGCAGATCAGGCAGGACAGCGACAGGTGCGAGACCGATGCCGTGTGCGAGTGTTTGCTTGCCGCGGATAATGGTGACGGGCGAGAAAGCGATGTGGCCAACAACACGTCCGCCAACTTCAACAACCAGTGAAATACTCAGCTTATGCTTCTGACGCAAGCGGTTGATCAACAGTGACTCGGAAGTACTACTAAAAGCAGCCTGATTGAGCATAAAGATTTCAGCTTCATCTTTGGTTGTCTCAAGCCGGATCTGCATTTCTCACTCCGTATTCAGCAGGCTAATGATTGATTAGTCGTTCACAGTAATCGCGTTCCATGCAGCAACAATCGCTACGTCTGGCGTATCATCAACAATCGACACCGCCCCAATTCTGTCAGGCAAAACAAGCCGGATCTTGCCATCAGCCACTTTTTTGTCGTGCCGCATGACTTCGATCAGTTTTTCAGCATCAGGCAGCTTTGCTTCGCATGGCAAACCAAGGGCCTTTTGCAATTCGATCAAGCGAGAAAGAACGTCTCCATCGCAACGCCCTGCATCCACCGCAAGCTGAGTCGCAGCAACCATACCAAGTGCGACCGCTTCACCATGCTTGAAGGTGTTGTAGCCGGTTGACGCTTCAATCGCATGAGCAAAGGTGTGCCCAAAATTGAGGTGAGCACGCTCACCAGCTTCTTTTTCATCGTTCATCACAACAGTCGCTTTGATCTGCACATTCCATCGAACAAGTTCGACCATCGTGTTTTTATCTAGCGATTTAATTTTGTCTGCATTGTCGTGAAGCCATTGGAACAGTTCGGGATCACGAATCACCCCGTGCTTAACACACTCTGCCAGACCGCAAAGCAACTCACGCTCTGGAAGTGTGCTGAGCGTTTCAGTATCGATCAGAACAAGGTGCGGCTGATGGAAAGCGCCAACAAGATTTTTGCCCTGCGGCATGTTCACGCCTGTCTTACCGCCCACCGATGCATCAACCATCGCAAGCAACGTCGTCGGACATTGCACGAATGGAACACCGCGCAGATACGAACTCGCCACAAATCCCGTCACATCACCGGTGATACCACCACCGACCGCGACAACCGGGCTTTTGCGTTCGAGCTTTGCATCAAGCAATGCCGAGTGCAGCTTGCTAAATGTTTCTAAATTCTTGTATTCCTCACCCACCAACATCACTGGCGAGGTCATCTCATAGCCAGCCCCAGCCATGGACTCGACCGCCTTCTTGCCCCACGTCTCTTGAACATTTTCGTCAATGATGCAGGCCGCAAGATCGTGCTTGGCCAATTGCATCACGCGCTCCCCCAGCTCACTCAACAAGCCTGGCGCGATGACGATCTGATATCGGGTATGGGGAAGAACAAGGTCAACGATGGCAGGTTGCATGGGATGAGCCTTCCTGTGTCACATTACTGCCGTCAGGCAGGGATTCTCAGCGTTTGACACATGATAACGGGGGCAGATGGAAATGCCGAATATCCTCCTGTGCGGCTATGAATCGAGTCTTTAAAGCCGCCAAGATGCCTGAGGCTGCTATTTCTGCTACAATTTTCCTTTTCCAATCCAGGCTACATGCCCAATGCCCTACCGGGCCTGTCATTGAAAAACGGGTTGTCAAAATGAGCGAAAACCAGACCGATACGTTCCAGGCGATACTTGAAGACATTCCAGCCGCCGCGCGCGATCAGATCATCCCGATCGTCGACTTCGGCTCCCAGTACGTGCAGCTCATCGCTCGCCGCGTACGTGAAGCCGGTGTTTATTCCGTCATGGTCGGCCCGAATATTACCCACGAGCAGCTCAAAGCGCTCCGCCCCAAAGGAATCATCCTCTCCGGCGGCCCTTCTTCTGTCTATGAAGATGGTGCGCCAACCTGCGACCCCGATCTCTTTGATCTCGGCGTCCCCGTTCTCGGCATCTGCTACGGCATGCAGATCGGTACAACGCTTCTCGGTGCGACCGTCAAAAACGCCCCTGCCCGAGAGTATGGCCGTGTGCAGCTCAAAGCTGACAACAAAACTGAACTCATGAAAGGTGTCCCTCAAAGCACCACCGCATGGATGAGCCACGGCGACCAGATCGCTGAACTCCCAGAAGAATTCATCCCGCTCGCCACAACACCCACCTGCCCCTATGCAGCGGTTAGACACGCCGACAAACCTTTCTACGGCGTACAGTTCCACCCGGAAGTCACACACACGCCACACGGCAAAGACATCCTCCACAACTTCCTTTACAACATCTGCGACTGCACCGGCAACTGGCGCATGGCTGACTTCCTCAAATCAGAAACCACTCGTATCCGCGATATTGTCGGCGATAAACGTGTCATCTGCGGCCTCTCCGGCGGCGTCGACTCCTCCGTCGTCGCAGCCATGCTCGCTCAAGCCATCGGCGATCAACTCACTTGCGTCTTCGTCGACAACGGCCTGCTCCGCAAAGGCGAACGTGATATGGTCGAACAAATGTTCAACGGCCACTTCAACATTGACCTGCGTGTCGTCGACGCATCCAAACAATTCCTCGGTGACCTCGCCGGCATCACTGAACCGCAAGAAAAACGCAGACGCATCGGCCACCGCTTCATCGAAGTTTTCAAAGAAGCATCTGCCGACATCGAAGGCGTCGAATTCCTCGCCCAAGGCACACTCTACCCCGACGTCATCGAATCCGGTCACGGTTACTCCGGCGAAGCCGCCAATATCAAACTGCACCACAACGTCGGCGGCCTCCCCGCTGAACTCGGCTTCAAGCTCATCGAACCACTCCGAGCACTCTTCAAAGATGAAGTCCGCCAACTCGGCCAAGTCCTCGGCCTCACCGAAGAAATGGTCTGGCGTCACCCATTCCCCGGCCCCGGCCTCGCCGTCCGCTGCCTGGGTGAAGTAACCGAATCACAGTTAGACATCCTCCGCGATGCGGACGAAATTCTTCTCGAAGAGATTGTTGCCAATAATCTTTACCGCAAAACATCACAAGTATTTGCTGTCATCCTCCCCGTCAAAGCTGTTGGCGTCATGGGTGATGGCCGCACACATGAGCAGGTCATCGCAATCCGTGCGGTGGAAACGCAAGATTTCATGACCGCTGACTGGGCTCGCATCCCCTACGAAGTCCTCGCTACCATCAGCAACCGCATCATCAACGAAGTCCCCGGCATCAACCGCGTATGCTACGACATCTCCTCCAAACCTCCTGCCACCATCGAGTGGGAATAACACCCCTGCTTCACCATCCAGACAAACCCCAAAGCCCGAATCGACGTCGGGCTTTTTTTATTGCCTATTACGACACTATCACACAATATCCGTACACCAATTCATACCCGTTTCAGAACTAACCCAAATCAAACTAGCCCATCATTGCATCCCACGTTATGCTTCTACAGTTTTATGGAGTTATCAGATCCGTCATCACGACAATATATCTTCAAACACTCAACAAACGCATACAAAACGCTCAAACACCTGCAAAATTGCAACCCATAAAAGTCGTTCTGCACGGTTTGTAACATCTATTCGGCTTACCACTCAACCGCCGGTACGATATGGTCGATAGCTCCTCTGTTATGAGGGATCAAATGAAGAGCGTGATGCGGAACAAAACCTACACCTTTACACTTGGCTTATTGGCCGTGCTCAGTCTGATTATCTCTGGCTGCGCAACCAGCCCCGACGTGTCTGATGGCACCCGAGCCAAAACATATGCCAAACGCGCCCAAGCGGCCCGCTCCACATCACCAGCCAAACATACACTCGCCAAACCCGAACACCTGCCTGATCAGGTTACCATCCCATTCCGGACACATGGCGAACACATCTTCGTCTCCACCGACCTCAACGGCCGCGACGCAGGACTCTTCCTCCTCGATACCGGTGCTGCAATCGACGCCGTTGGCATGGGTATTGCCGGCCGCTTAAATCTACCTCGTAACGGCGGCGGCACTGCAATGGGCATCGCAGGCCCTGAAAAATTCGCATTCCGCACCGTCGACTCCGTCAAAATCGGCGACGTCGATCTCAACCGCGAAAAACTCGCTGCCATCAACCTCAACAGATTCAACAAAAGCATGGGCGTCACCATCAACGGCGTCATCGGATACTCATCACTCAAAGCCGCACCATTCACACTCGACTACCCCAACTCGCAGCTTGTCTTCTATCATCCCGGCGAGTTCACACCACCCAACGATGCTTCTCGACATCCGCTACTTGTCAGACGTGGGCTCCCACTCGTCAAAGCTGAAGTCGAAGACGGCACAACCATCTGGCTCATCGTCGACTCCGGCGCAGACCAAGAACTCACACTCCCCATGAGCTACCTAAAACGCAATCCAAGTATCGTTTCCGTCCCTATGTCTGGCACCGGTCAATCCGCAGGCGTTGGCGGTAAAGTCAAAAACGTTCGCACATGGCTAAAACGCATGGAACTCCTCGGCGTTGAACTGAAAAACGTTCCCGTCTCATTCGAATCCTCACCCGCACTACAACACAGCAGCAAAATCGTCGTCGGACGTATCGGTCACCGCCTGCTCGAAAACTTCAGCCTCACCTTCGACACCAACAGCCGTTCCATCTACGCCAAATGGCAACCCAATGCTCGCAACGAACTCGCCATCACACAAGCCGAGCAGACCCCCAACTCAACCATCGGCATCCGTTACCAACCACCTGCCGACAACTAATCGCAGGTTAGACAAAAACCAAACAAACAACCCCCCAGGTGATGCTCAACAGCGTCACCTGTTTTTTTATCACACCCACGCCCACACCTCGCAATCTTCCTCAGCAATCTACCCTACCACCTTTCCACGTTCCCACTCCCGATACAACCTATTGAGCAGCTTCACATCACTTCGCCATACGACCTTGCTCACGCAATTAAAACTCTCTCGGGGACGGTCCACGGAGTCTTGATTATGACGACTCATAAGCCTTACGAAAAACTTCGCCTTTGGCAGCTCGCCATGGATCTGGTCGAAAAATCTTACCGCCTCACACGCGATTTCCCTGTCGAAGAAAAGTCCGGCCTATCCGCACTCATCCGCCGCAATATCATGACCCTACCCTCACGCATCGCCGAAGCCCACAACGCACCCTGCACCCAATCCAGCTCAGCCATTCTCAAATCCGCCCAAGAATCACTCCTTGAGTTCGAAACCGCACTCTTGCTCTGCCGCCGCATGCACATGATCTCTAACTGGTCCACCAGACGCCTACGCAAACGTGCTCAGCATCTCACCAACCTCATCGACCACGAACTCAGCCTCCTCGTTCAAACCGCCCCTGAAACCCCCTCTGCTGCCTCCTAAACACTTTTCTCACAACACTCACCACCGATTCACCCCTATCTCGCCTCACGTATCTCCTCTCAAACAACATTCATTTCTATGCCTAACATTGCCCAATTGAGCTTTTTGTCAGAATCGGCTTGACTTATTTAGAATTATTCTAAATAATAGAGGAATAAACGATTCGAACCTAGGCTAAGCCCACCCAAGGCAGCATTATGGCACTACACCCCGACATCACAGTCCTCTACGACGGCAAATGCCCGCTTTGCAAACGTGAGATCAACTTCATCAAACGCAAAGACAAGCACAACCGCATCACTACGGTCGATATCGCAGCCCCCAATTTCACACCTGCACACTACGGCCGCACTTTCGACCAACTCAACGGTCGCATCCACGCTTTCCTCCCAGACGGTTCCTGTATCACAGGCATGGAAGTTTTCCGCCGCATCTACGCCTCACTCGGCCTCGGCTTTCTTGTCAGCTGGACCCGTCTCCCACTCGCACGCCAAGCCTCCGACCGAGCCTACAACTGGTTCGCACATAACCGCCTCCGCCTCACAGGCCGCCTCCACATCAAACCTAACAACGATAACAACGACTGCGATTCAGGACACTGCAAAACCTGATTCGATTTGATAAACCCAACACATAAAGAACAACACAAGGAATCAGTATCATGGTTACCAACACAAAAACAAATATTTACAAAGCGACACACAAAACACGTCAGCCTCTCAATCACGAAATCCGTGATCAGGTCATCCCCATTCTCTCACACCTCCTCGCCGACACCTCTGATCTCTACTTCCAAGTCAAGGAAGCACACTGGAACGTCAAGGGTGAAAACTTCATCGCCCTGCACAAACTATTCGACGATGTCGCTGACGATATCACCGAATACATCGACGAAATCGCTGAGCGTATCGCCCAGCTCGGCGGCCAAGTCCACGGCACACTACAACACGCATCACGCTCATCTCGCCTCCCAACCTATCCCGAATCAATCACGACCGGACACGATCACGTTGATGCTGTCTCAAAAGCCCTCGCTCAATTTTCAGATAACGCCCGTCAAGGCATCGACGACACCGATGAATTCGGCGACCCCGTCACCGCTGACATGCTCACCAACATCACCGGCGGCATCGACAAGTGGCTCTGGTTCATCGAATCTCACAACCTCTAATCCTCAAACTACCTAACCACTAAATAGACATCCCCCACCCCACGGGCGCTCCTATGTGAGCGCCCCTTTTCATACCACCCACTCACATATAATCCGTGAACATTCACTTGTATGACTCTAAAATATCTATCATGACCACACCACAGCATCACAACACCATCCTCGTCGGCGCAGGCCCCATCGGCCTCGAGCTTGCTGTCAATCTCAAAGACAAAGCCGTCGACTACCTCCACCTCGACGCCGGACAAGTCGGCCAAACCATCTCCTGGTACCCACGCAACGTCCGCTTCTTCTCCTCACCCGAACGCATCGCTATCGCAGGCATCCCCCTTCATACTGAAAATCAGGAAAAAGCCTCCCGCGAACAATATCTCGCCTACCTCCGCTCAATCGTCGAGCACTTCGACCTCCCCATCAACACCCACGAACCCGTCATCGCCGCCACTCGTGATCCCAACACCCATATCTTCACCATCAAAACTCAAAAACACGCCCAAACGCACACCTACACCTGCGAAAACCTCATCCTCGCCATCGGCGACATGCACGCCCCGCAAAAACTAAACATCCCCGGCGAAGACCTCCCCAATGTCTCGCACTACTTCGATGAACCCCACACCTACTTCCGCCAAAATCTTCTCATCATCGGCGGACGCAACTCTGCTGTCGAAGCCGCCATCCGCTGCCAACGCGCTGGCGCCAACGTCACCCTCTCATACCGCCGCCCCAAATTCGATAAATCCATCATCAAGTATTGGCTCTATCCCGAAATCAAATCTCTCATCAAGTCCCACGACATCACCTTCCTCCCCAACACCGCACCCATCCGTATCGCCCTTTCACACACCACCCTCGCTCCAGCTTCCTCCCCCGATTCCGATACAACAATCTCTACTACCTCCCCCACACTCGACACCGATCACAGCAAACTCATTGATATCCCACACGACTTCGTTCTACTCCTCACCGGCTATCTGCAAGACACGTCCCTCTTCAAGCAGCTCGGCGTCCAACTCCACGGTATCAACCGCCAACCCAAATTCAATCCCGATACCATGATGACCAATATCCCAAACCTCTACGTCGCAGGCACCGCCACCGCTGGCACGCAAACTCAATTCCTCGTCTTCATCGAAACATCCCACATCCACACCTACAACATCATTCGCTCCATCACACACACCGAAGCCAACCCCAACCTCATCAACAATCTCGCCAGCAAATTCAATCAACCCGAATCCTGACTCTATAGTCAATCATCACATCTATTGTCCGATTCTTCCTTTCCTTCGCATTCCGCTCTCGCTATCCCTATATCCATCACTTCACATTCAGGTATATCCAAAGCTTTCTCATATAACCCCTCAATTGAATCACAACAAATCATCTCTACTATTCGTCTTCCATTAATAACGCAAGCACAAACGTCTTAACCTTTTTTTAAACTTCCAATCTATCAACCTATTTCAGTATTGGTTCAGCATTGTAACCTCCACCAATGCACCATATTTAAACACACGATTGAGGATTATTTACCTATGAATAAACGTACCATTGCAGTTCTATCCTTACCTGTTGCTCTCTATCCACTTAGCTATGCGACTGCAGATACGGTGACCATCACAGGTACCGCCAACGTCGCAGGCGTCTACATCAACGACGGTCTGCTCGACGGTTATGGCCTCAATGTCGGTGACGAAGTCACATACCAACTCGTTTACAACCTGAATAACGCAACCAATTCCGGCGGCAATTCCACTCA contains these protein-coding regions:
- a CDS encoding ClpX C4-type zinc finger protein, whose product is MDNQRSPCYPSSMQREENGYIVISCDFCGTDWDEVIPMIEGHHGSIICLSCLQTALDAAAPAEEEFDCAMCLQNKPVGTKHWQHSNPTSSEGLNENAHICWDDIRQAAKAFHKDKDIDFKWDPAKYPPIKS
- a CDS encoding NAD(P)-binding domain-containing protein gives rise to the protein MTTPQHHNTILVGAGPIGLELAVNLKDKAVDYLHLDAGQVGQTISWYPRNVRFFSSPERIAIAGIPLHTENQEKASREQYLAYLRSIVEHFDLPINTHEPVIAATRDPNTHIFTIKTQKHAQTHTYTCENLILAIGDMHAPQKLNIPGEDLPNVSHYFDEPHTYFRQNLLIIGGRNSAVEAAIRCQRAGANVTLSYRRPKFDKSIIKYWLYPEIKSLIKSHDITFLPNTAPIRIALSHTTLAPASSPDSDTTISTTSPTLDTDHSKLIDIPHDFVLLLTGYLQDTSLFKQLGVQLHGINRQPKFNPDTMMTNIPNLYVAGTATAGTQTQFLVFIETSHIHTYNIIRSITHTEANPNLINNLASKFNQPES
- a CDS encoding thiol-disulfide oxidoreductase DCC family protein, with product MALHPDITVLYDGKCPLCKREINFIKRKDKHNRITTVDIAAPNFTPAHYGRTFDQLNGRIHAFLPDGSCITGMEVFRRIYASLGLGFLVSWTRLPLARQASDRAYNWFAHNRLRLTGRLHIKPNNDNNDCDSGHCKT
- the guaA gene encoding glutamine-hydrolyzing GMP synthase, translated to MSENQTDTFQAILEDIPAAARDQIIPIVDFGSQYVQLIARRVREAGVYSVMVGPNITHEQLKALRPKGIILSGGPSSVYEDGAPTCDPDLFDLGVPVLGICYGMQIGTTLLGATVKNAPAREYGRVQLKADNKTELMKGVPQSTTAWMSHGDQIAELPEEFIPLATTPTCPYAAVRHADKPFYGVQFHPEVTHTPHGKDILHNFLYNICDCTGNWRMADFLKSETTRIRDIVGDKRVICGLSGGVDSSVVAAMLAQAIGDQLTCVFVDNGLLRKGERDMVEQMFNGHFNIDLRVVDASKQFLGDLAGITEPQEKRRRIGHRFIEVFKEASADIEGVEFLAQGTLYPDVIESGHGYSGEAANIKLHHNVGGLPAELGFKLIEPLRALFKDEVRQLGQVLGLTEEMVWRHPFPGPGLAVRCLGEVTESQLDILRDADEILLEEIVANNLYRKTSQVFAVILPVKAVGVMGDGRTHEQVIAIRAVETQDFMTADWARIPYEVLATISNRIINEVPGINRVCYDISSKPPATIEWE
- a CDS encoding GNAT family N-acetyltransferase → MQIRLETTKDEAEIFMLNQAAFSSTSESLLINRLRQKHKLSISLVVEVGGRVVGHIAFSPVTIIRGKQTLAHGIGLAPVAVLPDLQKQGIGSALIYEGIRICTEKKAGFIVVLGDPNYYNRFGFMPASKYRLSDTFGGGDAFQILTLDPATLPDLGGTVHYVSEFDDL
- a CDS encoding ExbD/TolR family protein encodes the protein MRIRQIRRTDLSTRIEMTPMIDVIFLLLTFFIYTLVVRVEFLPVKLAGVNTGQKLNDVKVVAITIDRAGQYYINQQPITNELFKLKLSEVGQLEEQPLVVVAMEVEGDTQIDASNITAVDRGPLILNLVQKLQNAGVKDFRFAGPPE
- a CDS encoding aspartyl protease family protein, which codes for MRNKTYTFTLGLLAVLSLIISGCATSPDVSDGTRAKTYAKRAQAARSTSPAKHTLAKPEHLPDQVTIPFRTHGEHIFVSTDLNGRDAGLFLLDTGAAIDAVGMGIAGRLNLPRNGGGTAMGIAGPEKFAFRTVDSVKIGDVDLNREKLAAINLNRFNKSMGVTINGVIGYSSLKAAPFTLDYPNSQLVFYHPGEFTPPNDASRHPLLVRRGLPLVKAEVEDGTTIWLIVDSGADQELTLPMSYLKRNPSIVSVPMSGTGQSAGVGGKVKNVRTWLKRMELLGVELKNVPVSFESSPALQHSSKIVVGRIGHRLLENFSLTFDTNSRSIYAKWQPNARNELAITQAEQTPNSTIGIRYQPPADN
- a CDS encoding four helix bundle protein, with protein sequence MTTHKPYEKLRLWQLAMDLVEKSYRLTRDFPVEEKSGLSALIRRNIMTLPSRIAEAHNAPCTQSSSAILKSAQESLLEFETALLLCRRMHMISNWSTRRLRKRAQHLTNLIDHELSLLVQTAPETPSAAS
- a CDS encoding DUF4870 domain-containing protein, encoding MTEENQSNEPQEENSPAGSEENKSELTADEKTMGMLCHLLGVFTWFLGPLIIWLIKKDESAYINDQGKEALNFGITMMIGWVVSVIAAIVSFGILFFLPPIVAIGGLVFFIIGTVKANDGIKYRYPICIRLVH
- the aroB gene encoding 3-dehydroquinate synthase, which produces MQPAIVDLVLPHTRYQIVIAPGLLSELGERVMQLAKHDLAACIIDENVQETWGKKAVESMAGAGYEMTSPVMLVGEEYKNLETFSKLHSALLDAKLERKSPVVAVGGGITGDVTGFVASSYLRGVPFVQCPTTLLAMVDASVGGKTGVNMPQGKNLVGAFHQPHLVLIDTETLSTLPERELLCGLAECVKHGVIRDPELFQWLHDNADKIKSLDKNTMVELVRWNVQIKATVVMNDEKEAGERAHLNFGHTFAHAIEASTGYNTFKHGEAVALGMVAATQLAVDAGRCDGDVLSRLIELQKALGLPCEAKLPDAEKLIEVMRHDKKVADGKIRLVLPDRIGAVSIVDDTPDVAIVAAWNAITVND
- the dps gene encoding DNA starvation/stationary phase protection protein Dps — encoded protein: MVTNTKTNIYKATHKTRQPLNHEIRDQVIPILSHLLADTSDLYFQVKEAHWNVKGENFIALHKLFDDVADDITEYIDEIAERIAQLGGQVHGTLQHASRSSRLPTYPESITTGHDHVDAVSKALAQFSDNARQGIDDTDEFGDPVTADMLTNITGGIDKWLWFIESHNL